The sequence below is a genomic window from Acidobacteriota bacterium.
GAATAGAGCGGCGAGGACCAGGAAGAGCAGGCCGATCCCCCGCCCCGGGCCGACTCCCACCAGCGGACCGAGAGTGGAGGCCAGCGGACCGCCCGCTTCGAGCAGGGGAATGAACACATGATCCGCCAGCGGGCCGGCACCGAGGAAAGCCAGGGGGCCGGTGAATTGAGCGATCATCCGGCGCATGGCGAAGACCCGGCCCTGGACCTCCGGCGCCACCTTGCTCTGCCAGATCGCCTGGCTGCAGCCGTTGACCACCGGCACCACCAAGGTGATGAGGAAGAAACCAGCACCGATGAGCACCAGGGAGGGCCGGAGCCCGGCGATGGCCAGGCCCAGGGAAACCAGCGGCCCCGCCGCCAGCACACCCATCACCCGCCGCCGGGGCCCACCCCAAGCGCTCATCAAAGCTCCCCCCACCAGCGCTCCGGACGAAGCCAGACCCAGCACCACACCGAGCTCCTCGGCGCCGGCGAAGGAGAGCACCAGCGGCGTCGTCAACACCAAGCCGAAGGGGAGGATGAGATTGAGCATGGCGAAATAACCCAGCAAGCGCACCAGGCCCGGGCGCTGCCAGATGTACGTCCAGCCATAGGCCGCCTCCCGCAGCAGCGACGGTCGCCGCGCACCGGGAGCCGGGCTCTTGCGCTCCGGTTCCGGTACCCGCACC
It includes:
- a CDS encoding MFS transporter, which encodes MEMKARLADGGFRAFLWIWIGQVVSNLGSGLTRFAIGVWVFQETGSATRFTLIAFFATIPAIALSPIAGALVDRWNRRRTMMLSDAGAAVTTVLLVFLLANDALEIWQIYLLVALSSAFNALQVPAFSAATTLLVPKVHFGRASGMNQFGQAAGRVLAPLMAGALMGWIAIEGVILVDLATFLFAVAVLSLVRVPEPERKSPAPGARRPSLLREAAYGWTYIWQRPGLVRLLGYFAMLNLILPFGLVLTTPLVLSFAGAEELGVVLGLASSGALVGGALMSAWGGPRRRVMGVLAAGPLVSLGLAIAGLRPSLVLIGAGFFLITLVVPVVNGCSQAIWQSKVAPEVQGRVFAMRRMIAQFTGPLAFLGAGPLADHVFIPLLEAGGPLASTLGPLVGVGPGRGIGLLFLVLAALFLAFTGLFALSPRLRNLEDEIEDAVD